From one Phocoena sinus isolate mPhoSin1 chromosome 4, mPhoSin1.pri, whole genome shotgun sequence genomic stretch:
- the P2RY13 gene encoding P2Y purinoceptor 13 produces MNDTVMKGFNGSERCPRDMQAVHLVFPAIYTVVFFMGTLLNTLALWVFVYIPSSSTFIVYLKNTLVADLIMTLMLPFKILSDARLGPWQLRAFVCRFSAVVFYETMYVGITLLGLIAFDRFLKIIRPFGKFFVQKPAFAKVVSTLIWLFLFLLSLPNMILSNKEATPSSVKKCASLKGPLGLKWHEVVNYISQFIFWTVFVLMLLFYMVIAKKVYNSYRKSKRKGSKNSKRLEGKVFVVVAVFFVCFAPFHFARVPYTHSQTNRKTDCRLQNQLFLAKETTLFLAATNICMDPLIYIFLCKKFTERLPCMKGRKIAASTQENHTSQSDNITLS; encoded by the coding sequence ATGAACGACACAGTGATGAAGGGCTTCAACGGGTCTGAGAGGTGCCCCAGGGACATGCAGGCAGTGCACCTGGTGTTCCCAGCCATCTACACTGTCGTTTTCTTCATGGGCACCCTCCTGAACACTTTGGCCCTGTGGGTGTTCGTTTACATCCCCAGCTCCTCCACCTTCATTGTCTACCTCAAAAATACTCTGGTGGCCGACTTGATAATGACGCTCATGCTTCCGTTTAAAATCCTCTCAGACGCGCGCCTCGGACCCTGGCAGCTCAGAGCCTTTGTGTGTCGTTTCTCTGCCGTCGTCTTTTACGAGACCATGTACGTGGGCATCACACTGCTGGGGCTCATAGCCTTTGACAGGTTCCTCAAGATCATCAGACCTTTTGGAAAATTTTTCGTACAAAAACCTGCGTTTGCAAAAGTGGTCTCAACCCTCATCTGGCTCTTTTtgttcctcctctccctgccaaATATGATCTTAAGCAACAAGGAAGCAACACCGTCATCTGTGAAAAAGTGTGCCTCCTTAAAGGGTCCTCTTGGGCTGAAATGGCATGAAGTGgtgaactacatttcccagttcATTTTCTGGACTGTTTTTGTCCTAATGCTTCTATTCTATATGGTGATTGCAAAAAAGGTATACAATTCTTATAGAAAGTCCAAGAGGAAGGGCAGCAAAAACAGCAAAAGGCTAGAAGGTAAAGTATTTGTTGTCGTGGCTGTCTTCTTTGTGTGTTTCGCTCCATTTCATTTCGCCAGAGTCCCATATACTCACAGTCAAACCAACCGTAAGACTGACTGTCGATTGCAAAATCAACTGTTTCTAGCTAAAGAAACAACCCTTTTTTTGGCAGCAACTAACATTTGCATGGATcccttaatatatatattcttatgtaAAAAATTCACAGAGAGGCTACCATGTATGAAAGGGAGAAAGATTGCAGCATCCACCCAGGAAAATCATACCAGTCAGTCAGACAATATAACCCTAAGCTGA
- the P2RY12 gene encoding P2Y purinoceptor 12, with protein sequence MDNLTTAAGNGSLCTRDYKITQVLFPLFYTVLFFVGLITNSLAMRIFFQIHSKSNFIIFLKNTVISDLLMILTFPFKILSDAKLGTGPLRAFVCQVTSVVFYFTMYISISFLGLITIDRYQKTTRPFKTSNPNNLLGAKILSVVIWAFMFLLSLPNMILTNRRPSDKNVKKCSFLKSEFGLVWHEIVNYICQVIFWINFLIVIVCYTLITKELYKSYVRTRGVGKVPKKKVNIKVFIIIAVFFICFVPFHFARIPYTLSQTRDVFDCSAENTLFYVKESTLWLTSLNACLDPFIYFFLCKSFKNSLMSMLRCSNSASSPSHKNRKKGQDGGDPSEETPM encoded by the coding sequence ATGGACAACCTCACCACTGCGGCTGGGAATGGCAGCCTGTGCACCAGAGATTACAAAATCACCCAGGTCCTCTTCCCGCTCTTCTATACCGTGCTGTTTTTCGTTGGACTCATCACGAACAGCCTGGCAATGAGGATTTTCTTTCAAATCCACAGTAAAtccaactttattattttccttaagaACACAGTCATTTCTGATCTTCTCATGATTCTGACTTTTCCATTCAAAATCCTCAGCGATGCCAAACTGGGAACAGGACCGCTGAGAGCCTTTGTGTGCCAAGTGACCTCCGTTGTATTTTATTTCACGATGTATATCAGTATCTCATTCCTAGGACTGATAACTATCGATCGCTACCAGAAGACCACCAGGCCATTTAAAACATCCAACCCCAACAATCTCCTGGGGGCTAAGATTCTCTCTGTTGTCATCTGGGCGTTCATGTTCTTACTCTCCTTGCCTAACATGATTCTGACCAACAGGAGGCCCAGTGACAAGAACGTGAAGAAATGCTCATTCCTGAAATCAGAGTTTGGTCTGGTCTGGCATGAGATAGTCAATTACATCTGTCAAGTCATTTTCTGGATTAATTTTCTAATTGTCATTGTATGCTACACGCTCATTACAAAAGAACTGTACAAGTCATACGTGAGAACAAGGGGCGTCGGCAAAGTCCCCAAGAAAAAGGTAAACATCAAAGTTTTCATTATCattgctgtattttttatttgtttcgtTCCTTTCCATTTTGCCCGAATTCCCTACACCCTGAGTCAAACCCGGGATGTCTTTGACTGCTCTGCTGAGAATACTCTGTTCTACGTCAAAGAGAGCACTCTCTGGTTAACTTCCTTAAACGCGTGCCTGGATCCATTCATCTACTTTTTCCTTTGCAAATCCTTCAAAAATTCCTTGATGAGTATGCTGAGATGCTCCAATTCTGCATCATCTCCATCccataaaaacaggaaaaaaggacAGGATGGTGGTGACCCAAGTGAAGAGACCCCAATGTAA